The following proteins come from a genomic window of Microbacterium sp. JZ31:
- a CDS encoding MazG family protein, translated as MADALPGGDQLRRAVETMRAVRDRCVWTQGIDHRALVPYLIEESHELIDAIETGGATELREELGDLLWQVLFHAEIASRATDDPFDMDDVAAGLVEKMVRRHPHVFAGETAETPERVLELWNAAKAAEKRQRASVLDGVARSMPSLALAQKLVGKAAQVGVGADVALAVHDADEIGAVPESEEELGDLLLTLTAAARARGWDAERALRERLRTLEAEIRDAEA; from the coding sequence ATGGCCGATGCGCTGCCCGGAGGAGATCAGCTGAGACGCGCCGTCGAGACGATGCGCGCCGTGCGCGACCGCTGCGTCTGGACCCAGGGGATCGACCACCGGGCGCTCGTCCCGTACCTGATCGAGGAGAGCCACGAGCTCATCGACGCGATCGAGACCGGCGGCGCGACCGAGCTGCGCGAGGAGCTCGGCGACCTGCTGTGGCAGGTGCTGTTCCACGCCGAGATCGCCTCGCGCGCGACCGATGACCCGTTCGACATGGACGACGTCGCCGCGGGCCTGGTCGAGAAGATGGTGCGCCGGCACCCGCACGTGTTCGCGGGTGAGACGGCGGAGACGCCCGAGCGCGTGCTCGAGCTGTGGAACGCGGCGAAGGCGGCGGAGAAGCGCCAGCGCGCGAGCGTGCTGGACGGCGTGGCGCGATCGATGCCCTCGCTGGCGCTCGCGCAGAAGCTGGTGGGCAAGGCGGCGCAGGTCGGCGTCGGTGCGGACGTCGCGCTCGCGGTGCACGACGCGGACGAGATCGGCGCGGTGCCGGAGTCGGAGGAGGAGCTCGGCGACCTGCTGCTCACCCTGACCGCCGCCGCCCGCGCCCGGGGCTGGGACGCCGAGCGCGCCCTGCGCGAGCGCCTGCGCACGCTCGAGGCGGAGATCCGCGACGCCGAGGCCTGA
- the hisS gene encoding histidine--tRNA ligase: MASVNAPRGMRDFLPADKARRERVLAVIRERYRAHGFDEIETPVVEEYARLHAGIGGDNEKLAFNILRRGLDADTIHAAADDQAALTDLGLRYDLTVPLARFYATNRAELPAVFRSIQIAPVWRAERPQKGRYRQFMQCDIDIIGDASARAEAELIVASLDTLDALSLEGAIVRINDRRALDAMLDVFGFPPAERPGVLITIDKLDKIGPSGVTAELRERGATAEAVDAFEAFLGRPQTREHAPYGESQIRTALPDGVPDDVVAHLVGIGEAVAAARGDVPLQFDPFLVRGMGYYTGTIFELAHPSVSYSLGGGGRYDGMIGRFLGQDVPAVGFSIGFERIVDLVALRDPDAAAAVVLVHDRDVPVSELLALKAQLIAEGSRVRLERRTKNLKALLDRATADGYTAFATVAAGADRADLELKPLG; encoded by the coding sequence ATGGCTTCCGTGAATGCGCCGCGCGGCATGCGCGATTTCCTCCCCGCCGACAAGGCCCGGCGCGAGCGTGTGCTCGCCGTGATCCGCGAGCGCTACCGCGCCCATGGGTTCGACGAGATCGAGACGCCCGTGGTCGAGGAGTACGCCCGCCTGCACGCCGGGATCGGCGGCGACAACGAGAAGCTGGCCTTCAACATCCTGCGCCGCGGTCTGGACGCGGACACGATCCACGCGGCCGCGGACGACCAGGCCGCGCTGACCGACCTCGGGCTGCGCTACGACCTCACGGTGCCGCTCGCGCGCTTCTACGCCACGAACCGCGCCGAGCTGCCCGCGGTGTTCCGCTCGATCCAGATCGCGCCGGTCTGGCGCGCCGAGCGCCCGCAGAAGGGGCGGTACCGCCAGTTCATGCAGTGCGACATCGACATCATCGGCGACGCGTCCGCGCGCGCGGAGGCCGAGCTGATCGTCGCCTCGCTCGACACGCTCGACGCGCTCTCGCTCGAGGGCGCGATCGTGCGGATCAACGACCGCCGCGCGCTCGACGCGATGCTCGACGTGTTCGGCTTCCCGCCGGCGGAGCGCCCGGGCGTGCTCATCACGATCGACAAGCTCGACAAGATCGGCCCGTCCGGGGTCACCGCCGAGCTGCGCGAGCGCGGCGCCACCGCCGAAGCGGTCGACGCGTTCGAGGCGTTCCTCGGCCGGCCGCAGACGCGCGAGCACGCGCCCTACGGCGAATCCCAGATCCGCACCGCGCTGCCCGACGGCGTCCCAGACGACGTCGTCGCCCATCTGGTCGGCATCGGCGAAGCGGTCGCGGCCGCCCGCGGCGACGTGCCGCTGCAGTTCGACCCGTTCCTGGTGCGCGGCATGGGCTACTACACCGGCACGATCTTCGAGCTCGCGCACCCGTCGGTGTCGTACTCGCTCGGCGGCGGCGGTCGCTACGACGGCATGATCGGCCGCTTCCTCGGGCAGGACGTGCCGGCCGTCGGCTTCTCGATCGGCTTCGAGCGCATCGTCGACCTCGTCGCGCTGCGGGATCCGGATGCGGCGGCCGCCGTCGTGCTCGTGCACGACCGCGACGTGCCGGTCTCCGAGCTGCTCGCGCTGAAGGCGCAGCTGATCGCGGAGGGCTCGCGCGTGCGCCTCGAGCGGCGGACCAAGAACCTCAAGGCGCTGCTGGATCGCGCCACGGCCGACGGCTACACGGCGTTCGCGACGGTCGCGGCCGGTGCCGACCGCGCCGACCTCGAGCTCAAGCCGCTGGGCTGA
- a CDS encoding NUDIX domain-containing protein yields MSERYSEEYAAAHGRFAVIPAVYVLLRRGDEVLLQLRSDTGYYDAHWAAGAAGHVDRGESLLQAAVREAAEELGVRISVDDLEFLTLEHRTGDGAAIDERIDVFFGSRSWEGTPALQEDKASDLRWFPLTALPDPLVPHEREVLVRWAADALEPILPIGF; encoded by the coding sequence GTGAGCGAGCGCTACAGCGAGGAGTACGCCGCGGCGCACGGACGGTTCGCCGTGATCCCGGCCGTGTACGTCCTGCTCCGACGCGGGGACGAGGTGCTGCTGCAGCTGCGCTCGGACACCGGCTACTACGACGCGCACTGGGCGGCGGGTGCCGCCGGGCACGTCGACCGGGGCGAGTCGCTGCTGCAGGCGGCCGTGCGCGAGGCGGCCGAGGAGCTCGGCGTGCGCATCTCGGTCGACGACCTCGAGTTCCTCACGCTCGAGCACCGCACCGGCGACGGGGCCGCGATCGACGAGCGCATCGACGTCTTCTTCGGCTCCCGCAGCTGGGAGGGGACGCCGGCGCTGCAGGAGGACAAGGCCTCCGACCTGCGCTGGTTCCCGCTGACGGCCCTGCCGGATCCCTTGGTGCCGCACGAGCGCGAGGTGCTCGTGCGCTGGGCCGCCGACGCGCTGGAGCCGATCCTGCCGATCGGCTTCTGA
- a CDS encoding APC family permease, whose product MTTPPALARRLGLADAVAIGLGAMIGAGVFSAFAPAAQAAGSWLLAGLGIAAVVAYCNATASAQLAAVHSVAGGTYAYGRAELGAWWGFAAGWCFVIGKIASCAAMAMTFAAYAAPPGWERPVAITAVAALVGVNLLGVTRTALAAKVIVAASLLTLAVSVAAGLTAPAAADGAFAGALPHGTVGLLQAAGLLFFAFAGYARIATMGEEVRDPSRTIPRAITIAFVVALALYAAVGGMLLWALGADGTAASSAPLSDAVVAAGWDWASPVVQVGAAAASLGALLALIAGIGRTSLAMAREHDLPVFLSAIHARFRVPHRAELAVGAVVLAVVAFADLRGAIGFSSFGVLLYYLIANLAALRQADAVRLYPRWMQVLGAAGCVVLAFSLPWQSVAAGVAVLAVGLVARAIRLRRERARAAD is encoded by the coding sequence ATGACGACGCCTCCGGCCCTCGCCCGACGACTCGGACTGGCCGACGCGGTGGCCATCGGCCTCGGGGCGATGATCGGCGCGGGGGTGTTCTCCGCGTTCGCCCCGGCGGCGCAGGCGGCCGGCTCGTGGCTGCTCGCCGGGCTGGGCATCGCCGCGGTCGTCGCGTACTGCAACGCGACCGCGTCGGCTCAGCTCGCGGCCGTGCACTCCGTCGCGGGTGGGACCTATGCCTACGGGCGTGCCGAACTCGGCGCCTGGTGGGGGTTCGCGGCCGGGTGGTGCTTCGTGATCGGCAAGATCGCCAGCTGCGCGGCGATGGCGATGACCTTCGCCGCCTACGCGGCACCGCCCGGGTGGGAGCGTCCCGTCGCGATCACCGCGGTCGCCGCCCTCGTCGGAGTGAACCTGCTGGGCGTCACCCGCACGGCGCTGGCGGCGAAGGTCATCGTCGCCGCCTCCCTGCTCACGCTCGCCGTCTCCGTCGCGGCGGGGCTGACGGCGCCTGCCGCGGCTGACGGAGCCTTCGCCGGCGCACTCCCGCACGGCACCGTCGGGCTGCTGCAGGCGGCCGGGCTGCTGTTCTTCGCGTTCGCCGGCTACGCCCGGATCGCGACGATGGGCGAGGAGGTGAGGGATCCGTCCCGGACGATCCCCCGCGCGATCACGATCGCCTTCGTCGTGGCCCTCGCGCTCTACGCCGCGGTCGGCGGCATGCTGCTGTGGGCGCTCGGCGCGGACGGCACGGCGGCGTCGTCCGCTCCCCTGTCCGACGCCGTGGTCGCGGCCGGGTGGGACTGGGCGTCTCCCGTCGTGCAGGTCGGCGCAGCGGCCGCCTCGCTCGGCGCCCTGCTCGCGCTCATCGCGGGGATCGGCCGCACGAGTCTCGCGATGGCGCGCGAGCACGATCTGCCGGTCTTCCTGTCGGCGATCCACGCGCGGTTCCGGGTGCCGCACCGGGCCGAGCTGGCGGTCGGCGCGGTCGTGCTCGCCGTCGTGGCGTTCGCCGATCTGCGCGGGGCGATCGGCTTCTCGTCCTTCGGCGTGCTGCTGTACTACCTGATCGCGAATCTCGCCGCCCTCCGGCAGGCAGACGCGGTGCGGCTGTACCCGCGGTGGATGCAGGTGCTCGGAGCGGCGGGCTGCGTCGTGCTCGCGTTCTCCCTCCCCTGGCAGAGCGTCGCGGCGGGCGTCGCGGTGCTCGCAGTGGGCCTCGTCGCTCGCGCGATCCGTCTCCGGCGCGAGCGCGCACGGGCGGCGGACTGA
- a CDS encoding MFS transporter, which yields MSSSGTQAKEVKSLVPARMDRLPWARFHWMIVVGLGFSWILDGLEVQIVAANGYAATLGMGPAEVGLAGTFYLLGQVFGALFFGRLTDRLGRKKLFILSLAVYLIGSAVAGLAFAPWFFYIWRFVAGAGIGGEYAAINSAIDEIIPSKYRGRVDIAINGTYWGGAALGAFANVFFLNTDILPQDIGWRLSFFLGPVLGLLIIWLRRHIPESPRWQMTHGREDEAERNVDGIEERIRQEGKEIPAVDESKAITVKEYGRVPFLVIAKVLFRQYPRRTLVGITMMVTQSFLYNAIFFTYALVLENFYDTPPADASQYFIVFAVGNLAGALLLGHFFDTWGRRRMLFATYVLAGAILLVSAFLFNAGVLSAATHTAFWCASFFFASAGASAAYLTVSEIFPLELRSQVISYVFSIGQLVGAIAPSLYGALIGESAETGDRGPLFWGYVLGSVIMMVGGVVCGIFGVSAAGRSLEDIADPLSLVSSAEAESAPGEDAGRDEQARLGSGRGPTS from the coding sequence ATGTCGTCGTCGGGCACACAGGCCAAGGAAGTGAAGTCGCTCGTCCCCGCTCGCATGGACCGGCTGCCGTGGGCGCGGTTCCACTGGATGATCGTCGTCGGGCTCGGCTTCTCCTGGATCCTGGACGGCCTCGAGGTGCAGATCGTCGCCGCCAACGGCTACGCCGCCACGCTCGGCATGGGGCCCGCGGAGGTCGGGCTCGCGGGCACGTTCTACCTGCTCGGGCAGGTCTTCGGCGCGCTGTTCTTCGGGCGCCTCACCGATCGGCTCGGCCGCAAGAAGCTGTTCATCCTCTCGCTCGCGGTCTACCTCATCGGCAGCGCCGTGGCGGGACTGGCCTTCGCGCCGTGGTTCTTCTACATCTGGCGGTTCGTCGCCGGTGCTGGGATCGGCGGCGAGTATGCCGCGATCAACTCCGCGATCGACGAGATCATCCCCTCGAAGTACCGGGGTCGCGTCGACATTGCGATCAACGGCACGTACTGGGGCGGCGCGGCGCTCGGTGCGTTCGCCAACGTGTTCTTCCTGAACACCGACATCCTCCCGCAGGACATCGGCTGGCGGCTCAGCTTCTTCCTCGGACCGGTGCTGGGCCTGCTGATCATCTGGCTGCGCCGGCACATCCCTGAGAGCCCGCGCTGGCAGATGACGCACGGACGCGAGGACGAGGCCGAGCGCAACGTCGACGGCATCGAGGAGCGCATCCGCCAGGAGGGCAAGGAGATCCCGGCGGTCGACGAGTCGAAGGCCATCACCGTCAAGGAGTACGGACGGGTGCCCTTCCTCGTCATCGCGAAGGTGCTGTTCCGGCAGTATCCGCGCCGCACGCTCGTCGGCATCACGATGATGGTGACGCAGTCGTTCCTGTACAACGCGATCTTCTTCACCTACGCGCTCGTGCTGGAGAACTTCTACGACACGCCGCCGGCCGACGCGTCCCAGTACTTCATCGTGTTCGCGGTCGGCAACCTCGCCGGAGCGCTCCTGCTGGGGCACTTCTTCGACACGTGGGGGCGCCGGCGGATGCTGTTCGCCACGTACGTCCTCGCGGGCGCCATCCTGCTCGTGAGCGCGTTCCTGTTCAACGCGGGCGTGCTGTCGGCCGCGACGCACACGGCGTTCTGGTGCGCATCGTTCTTCTTCGCCTCGGCGGGAGCGTCGGCCGCGTACCTCACCGTGAGCGAGATCTTCCCGCTCGAGCTGCGCAGCCAGGTGATCTCCTACGTCTTCTCGATCGGGCAGCTCGTGGGCGCGATCGCTCCGTCGCTGTACGGCGCGCTGATCGGCGAGAGCGCCGAGACCGGCGACCGCGGCCCGCTGTTCTGGGGATACGTCCTCGGCTCGGTGATCATGATGGTGGGAGGCGTCGTCTGCGGCATCTTCGGCGTGAGTGCAGCCGGCAGGTCGCTGGAGGACATCGCCGATCCGCTGTCGCTGGTCTCCTCCGCCGAGGCGGAATCCGCGCCCGGTGAAGACGCCGGGCGAGACGAGCAGGCGCGCCTCGGATCCGGCCGGGGCCCCACCTCCTGA
- a CDS encoding CPBP family intramembrane glutamic endopeptidase, whose protein sequence is MNAEGHEQSMTEAELRTATAPTSTRVPWAAVAVFVAIAFGLAWLVALPLWLGDGLASPFAGVILQTMMFAPAVATVVVTFALRRPPRGQRLRALGMWPLKPVGRTVGFTVAAIFVPPLIIAAAVVVSAALGLVRLDLEGFSGLASQLEQAGMDTAGIPIAAIAISQLVSIPIGAVINAIFAFGEELGWRGWLLHALRPLGTWPALLASGALWGLWHAPVILLGYNFSRPDLLGVLLMVGGCVAWGVLFGWSRLRTGSVWPAVFAHGAINAAAGLLIVFAAAGQPLDAAIVGPLGLVVWGVLAVVVVILLLTGQFRRDVLARAAAA, encoded by the coding sequence ATGAACGCCGAAGGACACGAGCAGTCGATGACCGAAGCAGAGCTCCGGACCGCGACCGCGCCGACGTCGACGCGCGTGCCGTGGGCAGCGGTGGCGGTGTTCGTGGCGATCGCCTTCGGGCTCGCGTGGCTCGTCGCGCTCCCCCTGTGGCTCGGCGACGGCCTCGCCTCGCCCTTCGCGGGCGTGATCCTCCAGACCATGATGTTCGCGCCCGCCGTCGCGACTGTCGTCGTGACCTTCGCGCTGCGCAGGCCCCCGCGGGGGCAGCGCCTGAGGGCGCTCGGCATGTGGCCGCTGAAGCCGGTCGGACGCACGGTGGGATTCACGGTCGCGGCGATCTTCGTGCCGCCCCTGATCATCGCGGCCGCGGTCGTGGTCTCCGCCGCGCTCGGTCTCGTGCGGCTCGACCTGGAGGGTTTCTCCGGCCTGGCGAGTCAGCTGGAGCAGGCCGGCATGGACACGGCAGGGATCCCGATCGCCGCGATCGCGATCAGCCAGCTGGTGTCGATCCCGATCGGCGCCGTGATCAACGCGATCTTCGCGTTCGGCGAGGAACTGGGATGGCGCGGCTGGCTCCTGCACGCCCTGCGCCCGCTCGGGACGTGGCCCGCCCTGCTCGCGAGCGGTGCGCTCTGGGGGCTGTGGCACGCGCCGGTCATCCTGCTCGGCTACAACTTCTCCCGTCCCGACCTCCTCGGCGTGCTGCTCATGGTGGGCGGATGCGTCGCATGGGGCGTGCTGTTCGGCTGGAGCAGGCTGCGCACGGGCAGCGTCTGGCCGGCCGTGTTCGCCCACGGCGCGATCAACGCCGCCGCCGGCCTGCTGATCGTGTTCGCCGCCGCGGGTCAGCCCCTCGATGCCGCGATCGTCGGTCCTCTCGGGCTCGTCGTGTGGGGCGTGCTCGCGGTGGTGGTCGTGATCCTGCTTCTCACCGGGCAGTTCCGCCGCGACGTCCTCGCGCGCGCAGCCGCGGCGTGA
- a CDS encoding O-methyltransferase, with translation MEPTPENWAAADRWLSDLLVGHDPALEEGLAAQQEAGLPAIEVAPVAGKMLHLLTRISGARRVLEIGTLGGYSTTWLARALPDDGRVVTIEAEPANAEVARANLERAGIVERVEIRIGRGADVLPTLEGPFDLVFIDADKESNTTYLDWAARLGRPGTVVVLDNIGRDGEIVRDDSQDPKVRGTRDALEMLGSDPRFDATALQTVGVKGWDGVAIAVVRAQEDPDDIAS, from the coding sequence ATGGAACCGACTCCCGAGAACTGGGCCGCCGCCGACCGCTGGCTCTCCGACCTGCTCGTGGGGCATGACCCCGCGCTCGAGGAAGGACTCGCCGCACAGCAGGAGGCCGGGCTCCCGGCGATCGAGGTCGCTCCCGTCGCGGGCAAGATGCTGCATCTGCTGACCAGGATCAGCGGCGCCCGCCGGGTGCTCGAGATCGGCACGCTCGGCGGCTACTCGACGACCTGGCTGGCCCGCGCCCTGCCCGACGACGGGCGCGTCGTCACGATCGAGGCCGAGCCCGCGAACGCCGAGGTCGCGCGGGCGAACCTGGAGCGCGCCGGGATCGTCGAGCGGGTGGAAATCCGGATCGGCCGCGGCGCCGACGTGCTGCCGACGCTCGAGGGCCCGTTCGACCTGGTGTTCATCGACGCCGACAAGGAGTCGAACACCACGTACCTCGACTGGGCCGCGCGACTCGGGCGGCCGGGGACGGTCGTCGTGCTCGACAACATCGGCCGCGACGGCGAGATCGTGCGCGACGACTCGCAGGATCCGAAGGTGCGCGGCACGCGGGACGCGCTGGAGATGCTCGGATCCGATCCGCGATTCGACGCGACCGCGCTGCAGACGGTGGGCGTCAAGGGCTGGGACGGGGTGGCGATCGCCGTGGTCAGGGCGCAGGAGGACCCGGACGACATCGCGTCCTGA
- the eno gene encoding phosphopyruvate hydratase codes for MALIEAVGAREILDSRGNPTVEVEVLLDDGIVQRAAVPSGASTGAFEAYELRDGDKGRYAGKGVQKAVDAVIDELGPAIEGLDASDQRVIDQALIDADGTPNKQRTGANAILGISLAVAKAAADSADLPLFRYVGGPNAHVLPVPALNVINGGAHADTGVDMQEFFLVPLGAESFSEALRWGTETYHVLKSELKSGGYATGLGDEGGFAPDLPSNREALDFLMKAIEKAGYKPGTDIAVGLDVAATEFFENGVYRFEGKEWSSEQLTGYYEELLANFPLVTIEDALAEDDWDGWRALTDRIGSKVQLVGDDLFVTNPERLADGIKRGVANSLLCKVNQIGSLTETLDAVALAQNSGYTVMMSHRSGETEDTTIADLAVAVNAGQIKSGAPARSDRVAKYNQLLRIEEELGSAAVFAGRSAYPRFTA; via the coding sequence GTGGCACTGATCGAAGCTGTAGGCGCGCGCGAGATCCTGGATTCGCGCGGCAACCCGACCGTCGAGGTGGAGGTGCTCCTCGACGACGGCATCGTGCAGCGTGCTGCCGTCCCGTCGGGAGCGTCCACGGGCGCGTTCGAGGCGTACGAGCTGCGCGACGGCGACAAGGGCCGTTACGCCGGCAAGGGCGTGCAGAAGGCCGTCGACGCGGTCATCGACGAGCTCGGCCCGGCGATCGAGGGGCTGGACGCGAGCGACCAGCGCGTGATCGACCAGGCGCTCATCGACGCCGACGGCACGCCGAACAAGCAGCGCACGGGCGCCAACGCGATCCTCGGCATCAGCCTGGCGGTGGCCAAGGCCGCGGCCGACAGCGCCGACCTGCCGCTGTTCCGCTACGTCGGCGGCCCGAACGCCCACGTGCTTCCGGTGCCCGCGCTCAACGTCATCAACGGCGGCGCGCACGCCGACACGGGCGTCGACATGCAGGAGTTCTTCCTCGTGCCGCTGGGCGCCGAGTCGTTCAGCGAGGCGCTGCGCTGGGGCACTGAGACGTACCACGTGCTCAAGAGCGAGCTGAAGTCCGGCGGCTACGCCACGGGCCTGGGCGACGAGGGCGGCTTCGCGCCCGATCTGCCGAGCAACCGCGAGGCGCTCGACTTCCTCATGAAGGCGATCGAGAAGGCCGGGTACAAGCCCGGCACCGACATCGCCGTGGGCCTGGATGTCGCGGCCACCGAGTTCTTCGAGAACGGCGTGTACCGCTTCGAGGGCAAGGAGTGGTCGAGCGAGCAGCTGACGGGCTACTACGAGGAGCTCCTGGCGAACTTCCCGCTCGTCACGATCGAGGACGCGCTCGCCGAGGACGACTGGGACGGCTGGAGAGCCCTGACCGACCGCATCGGCTCGAAGGTGCAGCTGGTCGGCGACGACCTGTTCGTCACCAACCCGGAGCGCCTTGCCGACGGTATCAAGCGCGGCGTCGCGAACTCGCTGCTGTGCAAGGTGAACCAGATCGGATCGCTCACCGAGACGCTCGACGCCGTCGCGCTGGCCCAGAACTCGGGCTACACCGTGATGATGTCGCACCGCTCGGGCGAGACGGAGGACACCACGATCGCCGACCTCGCGGTCGCGGTCAACGCAGGCCAGATCAAGTCGGGCGCGCCTGCTCGCAGCGACCGGGTGGCGAAATACAATCAGCTTCTGCGCATCGAGGAGGAGCTCGGCTCCGCCGCCGTGTTCGCGGGCCGCAGCGCCTACCCGCGATTCACCGCGTAA
- a CDS encoding FtsB family cell division protein → MSRKTAPPSASRRLPRRATDAREWLGGIRFSGFTAIMLGLVVLGVAVLSPTVATYVEQRQKIAAMQESVQVTKDEIAALERERERWKDPAYITTQARERLYYVKPGEVRFLVIDDLEATQTPQDPEPVSAEVEEKSSDWTGSLLRSIVGAGTAETAMEITIGVPDDPAVTETPAP, encoded by the coding sequence GTGAGCAGGAAGACGGCTCCCCCTTCCGCGTCCCGGCGCCTCCCGCGCCGCGCGACGGACGCCCGGGAATGGCTCGGCGGGATCCGGTTCTCGGGGTTCACGGCCATCATGCTGGGCCTCGTGGTGCTCGGCGTCGCCGTGCTCTCGCCGACCGTCGCCACCTACGTGGAGCAGCGTCAGAAGATCGCCGCGATGCAGGAGTCCGTGCAGGTCACGAAGGACGAGATCGCGGCGCTCGAGCGCGAGAGGGAGCGCTGGAAGGATCCGGCGTACATCACCACGCAGGCGCGCGAGCGGCTCTACTACGTCAAGCCCGGAGAGGTGCGCTTCCTCGTGATCGACGACCTCGAGGCGACGCAGACGCCGCAGGATCCGGAGCCCGTCAGCGCGGAGGTCGAGGAGAAGTCCTCCGACTGGACAGGCAGCCTGCTGCGATCGATCGTGGGCGCGGGCACGGCCGAGACCGCCATGGAGATCACGATCGGCGTGCCCGACGACCCCGCCGTCACCGAGACGCCGGCACCCTGA
- a CDS encoding DUF501 domain-containing protein, which translates to MTTTQFEPVRPVDIEVVSSQLGREARGVVGIAARCVCGNPTVVATSPRLPDGTPFPTFYYLTHPAATAEMSRLEAGQLMPELAARLDEEPEFAAQYRRAHEAYLADRAAFGDVPEIAGISAGGMPTRVKCLHALAGHALAAGPGVNPVGDAALERSAWSPQRCACVEPGKAG; encoded by the coding sequence GTGACGACGACTCAATTCGAACCCGTGCGCCCGGTCGACATCGAGGTCGTCTCCTCGCAGCTCGGTCGGGAGGCCCGCGGGGTCGTCGGCATCGCCGCGCGCTGCGTGTGCGGCAATCCCACGGTCGTGGCGACGTCGCCGCGCCTGCCCGACGGCACGCCGTTCCCGACGTTCTACTACCTCACCCACCCGGCCGCCACGGCGGAGATGTCGCGGCTCGAAGCGGGGCAGCTGATGCCCGAGCTCGCGGCTCGCCTGGACGAGGAACCCGAGTTCGCCGCGCAGTATCGGCGCGCGCACGAGGCCTACCTCGCCGACCGCGCCGCGTTCGGCGACGTGCCCGAGATCGCCGGCATCTCGGCGGGCGGGATGCCCACTCGCGTGAAATGCCTGCACGCGCTCGCGGGACACGCGCTCGCCGCCGGTCCCGGCGTGAACCCGGTCGGCGATGCGGCGCTCGAGCGGTCCGCGTGGTCGCCCCAGCGCTGCGCGTGCGTCGAGCCGGGGAAGGCCGGATGA
- a CDS encoding S8 family serine peptidase translates to MRRVARLASFALALVLLTGATPTPTPEATPDPEETSAPAIRDRQYWLNDYGVRRAWRTTQGEGVTIAVIDTGIVDGPPEFEEAVVGGTDVSGVGTPDGRTPVDVVNRNHGSWVASLAAARGGRDTDKMIGVAPEANLLSVSLGFGAAATVPFAQQVADAIVWSVDNGADVINLSFTTNQKAWDESWDDAFLYAMEKDVVIVVAAGNRGAGTQSVGAPATIPGVLTVAGVTPEGEASFEASTQGITIGVSAPSEGLLGISADGVVEEWKGTSGAAPIVSGIAALVRAAHPDLSAADVINRIITTARKPEGVSEVPDPFYGYGLVNAAAAVSAEVAPVTENPMGDLKRWIEVNRRHQPAPQPTPTVTPVEIPPLPPADPPAEARSSFLPSEDELRSGTLPLVALSGAGILVVLGVIAAVRRVRSARVRRSPSKP, encoded by the coding sequence ATGAGGCGGGTCGCTCGCCTGGCGTCCTTCGCGCTCGCCCTGGTGCTGCTGACCGGCGCGACGCCGACACCGACTCCCGAGGCGACGCCCGATCCGGAGGAGACGAGCGCCCCCGCGATCCGCGACCGCCAGTACTGGCTCAACGATTACGGCGTCCGCCGGGCGTGGAGAACCACGCAGGGCGAGGGCGTGACCATCGCGGTGATCGACACGGGCATCGTGGACGGTCCGCCGGAGTTCGAGGAGGCGGTCGTCGGGGGTACGGACGTCTCCGGCGTGGGAACCCCCGACGGGCGCACCCCCGTCGACGTGGTCAATCGCAATCACGGCAGCTGGGTCGCATCCCTCGCGGCGGCCCGCGGCGGACGCGACACGGACAAGATGATCGGCGTCGCACCGGAGGCGAACCTGCTGTCGGTGTCGCTCGGCTTCGGCGCCGCGGCGACCGTGCCCTTCGCGCAGCAGGTCGCCGACGCTATCGTCTGGTCGGTCGACAACGGTGCGGACGTCATCAACCTCTCGTTCACGACGAACCAGAAGGCCTGGGACGAGTCCTGGGACGACGCGTTCCTGTATGCGATGGAGAAGGACGTCGTCATCGTGGTGGCGGCGGGCAACCGCGGCGCCGGCACGCAGTCGGTGGGTGCGCCGGCGACCATCCCCGGCGTCCTGACGGTGGCCGGCGTCACGCCCGAGGGAGAAGCGAGCTTCGAGGCGTCGACGCAGGGCATCACGATCGGCGTCTCCGCCCCGAGCGAGGGACTGCTCGGCATCTCGGCCGACGGGGTGGTGGAGGAGTGGAAGGGCACGAGCGGCGCCGCCCCGATCGTGTCGGGCATCGCGGCTCTCGTGCGTGCCGCTCATCCGGACCTGAGCGCCGCCGACGTCATCAACCGCATCATCACGACGGCGCGCAAGCCCGAGGGCGTGTCCGAGGTGCCCGATCCGTTCTACGGCTACGGCTTGGTCAACGCCGCCGCGGCGGTGAGCGCGGAGGTGGCGCCCGTGACGGAAAACCCGATGGGCGACCTCAAGCGCTGGATCGAGGTCAATCGCCGTCATCAGCCCGCGCCGCAGCCGACGCCCACCGTGACGCCGGTGGAGATCCCGCCGCTGCCGCCCGCCGACCCGCCCGCCGAGGCGAGGTCGTCGTTCCTGCCGTCCGAGGACGAACTGCGATCGGGCACGCTGCCGCTCGTCGCCCTCAGCGGCGCTGGTATCCTCGTGGTGCTGGGCGTCATCGCGGCCGTGCGACGCGTCCGCTCGGCCCGTGTGCGGCGGTCCCCGAGCAAACCCTGA